The window TACTGTCGCGATCACCACCGCCTCGAACACCCCCAGCCCGCCGGGCACATGGCTGATCAGCGCGGCGATGATCGCGAGCGCATAGCCCAGGAAAAAGGCGGGATAGGCGGCGGGGTCAGGGGCAGGGAGCAGGATGTAGAGCGCCGCACTGGCGGCGGCGAGGTCGAGCGCGGCGACCGCGGTCATCCCCGCGCTGCGCGTTAGGTTCGGCAGCGGGGTGCGCCAGCCGCCGATGTCGACGACCTTCAACCCGAAATGGCGCAGCAGCAACGGGATGAGGCAGAGGGTCAGCACGACCAGCCCGGCGAGATGCAGCCAGTGGAGCGACAGCCCCCAATCGAAGAAGGGCAGGATATGCGTGCTTGTCACGGCGGCGAGCCCGGCCAGCAGGATCACACCGTTCCAGAAGCTGAGGCTGGCCAGCGCGATCACGCTGCCGATCTCGCCCCCGCTCAGCCCCGCCGCGCGATAGACGCGGTAGCGCGCCGACCCTCCGGTGAGGAGCGCCAGCCCCAGATTGTGGCTGAGCGTATAGCTGGTGAACGACGCGAGCGCATAGGTTCGCCAGGGCAATGTCCGATCGATGACCCGCAGCGCGAACCGGTCGTAGAGCGTCAGCATCAGATAGCTCGCGACCGTCAGCAGCAATGCTGCACCGATCTGACCCGCCGACAAGGCATCGAAGGCATGGCGGACCTCGTGCGGCCGGACCGAATGGAGCAGCCGGAACAGCGCGGCGAGGCCGAGCGCCGCGACGAGCAGCGCGGCACCGATCGACAGGATCCGCTTGTTGTGCCGGACCCACACCATGCCATTCTCGAATGCGGTCACCGCCGCGTCCACTCCTGATGCTTGCAGATCAGTCCGCCGAGAATACAGCCGGATATCCGCAAGCTGTTTGCGCTTTCTAATTCGATCGTCGAATAAAAGCGACGTCCCTGATCGGGGACGTAGACCTGTCCGGTCCAGCGGCCGCGACCGTTTGCGCGATAGTCGCTGAGCAATTCGGTGCCGACCAGCGACGTCACCCCGGCCTCGCGCGCGTCGGCGATCGCCTTTGGACCGGCCCAGACGATATTGCCGCAGAGCAGCGGGCCGCAGCTGTGCGTCCGCACCAGCAGCGTCCCCTTGGGATTCTGCCACAGGCCGAACGGTGTCGCGGTGGTTGCGGCGTGGGCGCCGCCAGATAGCGCCAGAAGCAGCGCCATGGCCAAAACTCTCATGTCATATGCTCCTTGCTGACTGTGCA is drawn from Sphingopyxis sp. OPL5 and contains these coding sequences:
- a CDS encoding DUF2147 domain-containing protein, which encodes MRVLAMALLLALSGGAHAATTATPFGLWQNPKGTLLVRTHSCGPLLCGNIVWAGPKAIADAREAGVTSLVGTELLSDYRANGRGRWTGQVYVPDQGRRFYSTIELESANSLRISGCILGGLICKHQEWTRR